A DNA window from Mytilus edulis chromosome 14, xbMytEdul2.2, whole genome shotgun sequence contains the following coding sequences:
- the LOC139502819 gene encoding peroxisome proliferator-activated receptor delta-like: MRHDFDHNQKYSTIMVSYMLPVDFGQNSSYNSTSPDFPMDQDYFENIMMDFNGRPQEPQSLSGNGDSLSSYPSPNQPGSPVAIVTSTEDIQVSSASDERVQKSKPYNKRLPPPKQLYTTELAVLCRICGDKASGFHYGVHSCEGCKGFFRRTIKKNLVYKPCRALKQCKLSLGSRNKCQHCRFQRCLRAGMSQDAVRFGRMPKVEREKLMADKEELEENSSVRILELRSITDIIKQSFHQHVVKILLKFNGGDEDKQESKDILIDRLESEEDFENWKIYVKYQEVVLPLMEGAVRFAKQLPGFLELSTYDQITLMKQASMSVAIVAMSPLVEDVKFKIPGMEMNLILNKSLLEECRIVRQLFGQIWKFYEKLKKFELLQSEISLFCATLCFSENPFLQSPIEIDKIQQDLLQALRIELKHNHPKQRHLFPNLVMLVTDLRQAVEAFGQNIRIGIIDKSKDLSDTAPLIKEMFNI; the protein is encoded by the exons ATTTTCCGATGGATCAAGATTATTTTGAGAATATAATGATGGATTTTAATGGAAGACCACAGGAACCACAATCATTATCTGGAAATGGAGATTCATTGTCATCATATCCATCACCAAACCAACCAGGTTCACCTGTTGCCATAGTTACATCTACAGAAGATATTCAGGTGTCGTCTGCTTCTGATGAACGAGTTCAAAAATCAAAACCATACAACAAAAGg ttACCACCTCCCAAACAACTATATACAACAGAGCTTGCTGTATTGTGTAGAATTTGTGGTGATAAAGCCTCAGGGTTCCATTATGGAGTACATTCATGTGAAGGTTGTAAG GGATTTTTTAGAAGGACCATAAAGAAAAACTTGGTGTATAAGCCATGTCGAGCACTGAAACAATGTAAGCTGTCATTAGGATCCAGAAATAAATGCCAGCACTGCAGATTTCAGAGATGTTTACGGGCAGGGATGTCTCAGGATG CTGTAAGATTTGGAAGAATGCCAAAAGTTGAAAGAGAAAAGTTAATGGCTGACAAAGAAGAATTGGAAGAAAACAGCAGTGTGAGGATACTAGAGTTACGATCTATAACAGATATTATAAAACAATCATTTCATCAACATGTTGTGAAAATTCTACTCAAATTCAATGGCGGGGATGAGGATAAACAA GAGAGCAAAGATATTTTGATAGACCGACTTGAATCGGAGGAAGATTTTGAGAATTGGAAGATTTACGTCAAATATCAGGAAGTAGTGCTGCCATTAATGGAGGGAGCTGTAAGATTTGCTAAACAACTACCTGGATTTTTGGAGCTATCAACCTATGATCAGATAACATTAATGAAGCAGGCATCTATGTCTGTTGCTATAGTAGCG atgagTCCATTAGTGGAAGATGTGAAATTTAAAATTCCTGGAATGGAGATGAATTTAATCCTCAACAAAAGTTTGCTAGAAGAATGTAGGATTGTCCGACAACTTTTTGGTCAGATTTGGAAGTTTTACGAAAAGTTGAAGAAATTTGAACTGCTACAATCCGAGATTTCCTTGTTTTGTGCCACACTTTGTTTCTCAG aaaatcCTTTTCTTCAAAGTCCAATAGAAATAGACAAAATACAACAAGATCTACTTCAAGCTTTGAGAATCGAATTGAAACACAATCATCCAAAACAACGCCACTTATTTCCCAATCTTGTTATGCTGGTCACAGATCTTCGCCAAGCTGTTGAGGCATTTGGACAAAACATCAGAATTGGTATCATCGACAAATCAAAGGATCTGTCTGACACTGCACCATTAATCAAAGAAATGTTTAATATATAG